In Tenrec ecaudatus isolate mTenEca1 chromosome 4, mTenEca1.hap1, whole genome shotgun sequence, a single window of DNA contains:
- the MYRF gene encoding myelin regulatory factor isoform X2: MEVVDETEALQRFFEGHDISSALEPSNIDTSILEEYISKEDASDLCFPDIAAPPGAASYPHGQPAMPGSSGLHHLSPPGGGPSPGHHGPLPPPSFGGPLNCNNNNGMGAAPKPFLGGPGPPIKAEPKAPYAPGTLPDSPPDSGSEAYSPQQVNDPHLLRTLTPEALCHVGVPSRLEHPPPPPAHLPPGPPPPPPHYPVLQRDLYMKAEPPIPPYAAMGQGLAPSDLHHSEQSQMLHQLLQQHGAELPTHPSKKRKHSGSPPNTLNAQMLNGMIKQEPGTLAALPPHPARAPSPPWPPQGPLSPGQGSLPLSIARVQTPPWHPPGAPSPGLLQDSDSLSGSYLDPSYQSIKWQPHQQNKWATLYDANYKELPMPTYRVDADKGFNFSVGDDAFVCQKKNHFQVTVYIGMLGEPKFVKTPEGLKPLDCFYLKLHGVKLEALNQSINIEQSQSDRSKRPFNPVTVNLPPEQVTKVTVGRLHFSETTANNMRKKGKPNPDQRYFMLVVALQAHAQNQNYTLAAQISERIIVRASNPGQFESDSDVLWQRAQVPDTVFHHGRVGINTDRPDEALVVHGNVKVMGSLMHPSDLRAKEQVQEVDTTEQLKRISRMRLVHYRYKPEFAASAGIEAAAPETGVIAQEVKEILPEAVKDTGDVVFANGKTIENFLVVNKERIFMENVGAVKELCRLTDNLETRIDELERWSHKLAKLRRLDSLKSSGSSGAFSHAGSQFSRAGSVPHKKRPPKVASKSSSVAPDQACVSQRFLQGTIIALVLVMTFSVVSMSTLYVLSLRTEEDLVDADGSSQSFGTTQFRQSPVPAGLPSTQSPLLPVTTGLLSSPPRQAMRTLDLCSSHPCPVVCCSSLPPSPTTDPDPTTNHSGPSQMALLPVTNIRAKSWGLSANGISHSKLPKSLEPVASPAVPYPGGQGKAKNSPSLALHGRARRDAPQSSPSPAQPTQPQSQPEPVPALTSIQVLETSMPITSQYCAPGDACRPGNFTYHIPVSSSTPLHLSLTLQMDSPSPVSVVLCGLKTEEEPCEEGSFPQSLPTHQDTQGTSHQWLITIPSFREFTYHFRVAPLGQANCSAEAPGQAATNYYFQFSRLCN; this comes from the exons ATGGAGGTGGTGGACGAGACGGAGGCGCTGCAGCGCTTCTTCGAAG GCCATGACATCAGCAGCGCCCTGGAGCCGTCTAACATCGACACCAGCATCCTGGAGGAGTACATCAGCAAGGAGGATGCCTCCGACCT CTGCTTCCCTGACATCGCTGCTCCTCCCGGCGCCGCCTCCTACCCCCATGGGCAACCTGCGATGCCCGGCTCCAGCGGGTTGCACCACCTGAGCCCCCCCGGGGGTGGACCCTCCCCTGGGCACCATGGCCCCCTCCCGCCCCCGAGCTTCGGGGGCCCCCTcaactgcaacaacaacaacggcaTGGGCGCCGCTCCTAAGCCCTTTCTGGGGGGGCCCGGGCCCCCCATCAAGGCCGAGCCCAAGGCACCCTATGCCCCTGG AACCCTGCCGGACTCGCCCCCAGACTCAGGCTCCGAGGCCTACTCCCCGCAGCAGGTGAATG ACCCCCACCTCCTGCGCACGCTAACCCCTGAGGCGCTGTGTCATGTGGGGGTGCCGTCCCGCCTGGAGcacccaccaccccctccagccCACCTGCCGCCGGGGCCCCCGCCGCCCCCGCCTCACTACCCCGTCCTGCAGCGGGACCTGTACATGAAGGCTGAGCCCCCCATCCCCCCCTATGCGGCCATGGGGCAGGGACTGGCACCCAGCGATCTCCACCACTCTGAGCAGTCCCAGATGTTACACCAGCTGCTGCAGCAACATGGAGCTGA GCTCCCTACACACCCCTCCAAGAAGAGGAAGCACTCCGGGTCACCCCCTAACACTCTCAACGCCCAGATGCTGAATGGCATGATCAAGCAGGAGCCGGGTACCTTGGCGGCCCTGCCCCCGCACCCTGCTAgagccccatccccaccctggcCACCCCAGGGCCCGctctccccaggccagggctccttgCCTCTCAGCATCGCCCGGGTCCAGACGCCGCCTTGGCACCCCCCAGGCGCACCCTCACCAG GTCTCCTGCAGGACAGCGACAGCCTCAGCGGTTCCTACCTGGACCCCAGTTATCAGTCCATCAAGTGGCAGCCGCACCAGCAGAACAAGTGGGCGACACTCTACGATGCCAACTACAAGGAACT GCCCATGCCCACCTACCGCGTGGACGCTGACAAGGGCTTCAACTTCTCCGTGGGTGACGACGCCTTTGTGTGTCAGAAGAAGAACCACTTCCAGGTCACAGTGTACATCGGCATGCTGGGTGAGCCCAAGTTCGTCAAGACCCCCGAAGGCCTCAAGCCTCTCGACTGCTTCTACCTGAAGCTACACGGAGTGAAG CTGGAGGCCCTGAATCAGTCAATCAACATTGAGCAGTCTCAGTCTGACCGGAGCAAGCGGCCCTTCAACCCCGTCAC GGTCAATCTGCCCCCTGAGCAGGTCACCAAGGTGACGGTGGGGCGACTGCACTTCAGTGAGACCACCGCCAACAACATGCGCAAGAAGGGCAAGCCCAACCCTGACCAGAG GTATTTTATGCTGGTGGTGGCTCTCCAGGCCCACGCACAGAACCAGAACTACACGCTGGCCGCCCAGATCTCAGAGCGAATCATTGTGCGG GCCTCCAATCCAGGCCAGTTTGAAAGCGACAGCGACGTGTTGTGGCAGCGGGCGCAGGTGCCGGACACCGTCTTCCACCACGGCCGCGTGGGCATCAACACAGACCGGCCAGACGAGGCGCTGGTCGTGCACGGCAACGTCAAGGTCATGGGCTCGCTCATGCACCCCTCAGACCTGCGGGCCAAGGAGCAAGTGCAGGAG GTGGACACCACGGAGCAGCTGAAGAGGATCTCGCGCATGCGGCTGGTGCACTACCGCTACAAGCCCGAGTTCGCCGCCAGCGCGGGCATCGAGGCCGCGGCGCCAGAGACCG GTGTCATCGCCCAGGAGGTGAAGGAGATCCTGCCCGAAGCTGTGAAGGACACCGGCGACGTGGTCTTTGCCAACGGGAAGACCATTGAGAACTTCCTGGTGGTGAACAAG GAACGCATCTTCATGGAGAACGTGGGGGCTGTGAAGGAGCTGTGCAGGCTGACGGACAACCTGGAGACACGCATTGACGAGCTGGAGCGCTGGAGCCACAAGCTGGCCAAGCTCCGGCGCCTCGACAGCCTCAAGTCCTCAGGCAGCTCAGGCGCCTTCAG CCACGCTGGGAGCCAGTTCAGCCGGGCAGGCAGCGTCCCTCATAAGAAGAGGCCCCCCAAGGTGGCCAGCAAG TCATCGTCCGTGGCCCCAGACCAGGCCTGCGTCAGCCAGCGCTTCCTACAGGGTACCATCATCGCCCTGGTCCTGGTCATGACTTTCAG TGTTGTGTCCATGTCCACTCTGTATGTACTGAGCCTACGGACCGAGGAGGACCTAGTGGATGCTGATGG GTCCAGTCAGAGCTTTGGGACCACGCAATTTCGCCAGTCCCCTGTGCCCGCTGGGCTGCCCAGCACACAGTCTCCTCTGCTGCCAG TGACCACTGGCCTGCTCAGCTCGCCCCCCCGCCAAGCCATGCGTACCTTGGACCTGTGTTCCAGCCACCCCTGCCCAGTCGTCTGCTGCTCCTCactgccccccagccccaccacgGACCCCGATCCTACCACCAACCACTCAG GCCCTAGTCAGATGGCCCTGCTGCCAGTCACCAACATCAGAGCCAAGTCCTGGGGCCTTTCAGCCAAtggcatcagccactccaagctTCCCAAGAGCCTGGAGCCCGTGGCCAGCCCTGCAGTCCCCTACCCGGGGGGACAGGGCAAAGCCAAGAACAGCCCCAGCCTTGCTCTTCACGGCCGTGCCCGCCGAGACGCCCCCCAGTCCAGCCCAAGTCCTGCCCAGCCCACTCAGCCTCAGAGCCAACCAG AACCAGTGCCCGCCCTGACCTCCATCCAAGTGCTGGAGACTTCAATGCCCATCACTTCTCAGTACTGCGCACCTGGGGATGCCTGCAG GCCCGGGAACTTCACTTACCACATCCCCGTCAGCAGCAGCACCCCACTGCACCTGAGTCTGACGCTGCAGATGGA ctccccctcccccgtgTCCGTGGTGCTGTGCGGCTTGAAGACGGAGGAAGAGCCCTGTGAGGAGGGGAGCTTCCCCCAGAGCCTCCCTACCCACCAGGACACCCAG
- the MYRF gene encoding myelin regulatory factor isoform X1 has protein sequence MEVVDETEALQRFFEGHDISSALEPSNIDTSILEEYISKEDASDLCFPDIAAPPGAASYPHGQPAMPGSSGLHHLSPPGGGPSPGHHGPLPPPSFGGPLNCNNNNGMGAAPKPFLGGPGPPIKAEPKAPYAPGTLPDSPPDSGSEAYSPQQVNDPHLLRTLTPEALCHVGVPSRLEHPPPPPAHLPPGPPPPPPHYPVLQRDLYMKAEPPIPPYAAMGQGLAPSDLHHSEQSQMLHQLLQQHGAELPTHPSKKRKHSGSPPNTLNAQMLNGMIKQEPGTLAALPPHPARAPSPPWPPQGPLSPGQGSLPLSIARVQTPPWHPPGAPSPGLLQDSDSLSGSYLDPSYQSIKWQPHQQNKWATLYDANYKELPMPTYRVDADKGFNFSVGDDAFVCQKKNHFQVTVYIGMLGEPKFVKTPEGLKPLDCFYLKLHGVKLEALNQSINIEQSQSDRSKRPFNPVTVNLPPEQVTKVTVGRLHFSETTANNMRKKGKPNPDQRYFMLVVALQAHAQNQNYTLAAQISERIIVRASNPGQFESDSDVLWQRAQVPDTVFHHGRVGINTDRPDEALVVHGNVKVMGSLMHPSDLRAKEQVQEVDTTEQLKRISRMRLVHYRYKPEFAASAGIEAAAPETGVIAQEVKEILPEAVKDTGDVVFANGKTIENFLVVNKERIFMENVGAVKELCRLTDNLETRIDELERWSHKLAKLRRLDSLKSSGSSGAFSHAGSQFSRAGSVPHKKRPPKVASKSSSVAPDQACVSQRFLQGTIIALVLVMTFSVVSMSTLYVLSLRTEEDLVDADGRSSQSFGTTQFRQSPVPAGLPSTQSPLLPVTTGLLSSPPRQAMRTLDLCSSHPCPVVCCSSLPPSPTTDPDPTTNHSGPSQMALLPVTNIRAKSWGLSANGISHSKLPKSLEPVASPAVPYPGGQGKAKNSPSLALHGRARRDAPQSSPSPAQPTQPQSQPEPVPALTSIQVLETSMPITSQYCAPGDACRPGNFTYHIPVSSSTPLHLSLTLQMDSPSPVSVVLCGLKTEEEPCEEGSFPQSLPTHQDTQGTSHQWLITIPSFREFTYHFRVAPLGQANCSAEAPGQAATNYYFQFSRLCN, from the exons ATGGAGGTGGTGGACGAGACGGAGGCGCTGCAGCGCTTCTTCGAAG GCCATGACATCAGCAGCGCCCTGGAGCCGTCTAACATCGACACCAGCATCCTGGAGGAGTACATCAGCAAGGAGGATGCCTCCGACCT CTGCTTCCCTGACATCGCTGCTCCTCCCGGCGCCGCCTCCTACCCCCATGGGCAACCTGCGATGCCCGGCTCCAGCGGGTTGCACCACCTGAGCCCCCCCGGGGGTGGACCCTCCCCTGGGCACCATGGCCCCCTCCCGCCCCCGAGCTTCGGGGGCCCCCTcaactgcaacaacaacaacggcaTGGGCGCCGCTCCTAAGCCCTTTCTGGGGGGGCCCGGGCCCCCCATCAAGGCCGAGCCCAAGGCACCCTATGCCCCTGG AACCCTGCCGGACTCGCCCCCAGACTCAGGCTCCGAGGCCTACTCCCCGCAGCAGGTGAATG ACCCCCACCTCCTGCGCACGCTAACCCCTGAGGCGCTGTGTCATGTGGGGGTGCCGTCCCGCCTGGAGcacccaccaccccctccagccCACCTGCCGCCGGGGCCCCCGCCGCCCCCGCCTCACTACCCCGTCCTGCAGCGGGACCTGTACATGAAGGCTGAGCCCCCCATCCCCCCCTATGCGGCCATGGGGCAGGGACTGGCACCCAGCGATCTCCACCACTCTGAGCAGTCCCAGATGTTACACCAGCTGCTGCAGCAACATGGAGCTGA GCTCCCTACACACCCCTCCAAGAAGAGGAAGCACTCCGGGTCACCCCCTAACACTCTCAACGCCCAGATGCTGAATGGCATGATCAAGCAGGAGCCGGGTACCTTGGCGGCCCTGCCCCCGCACCCTGCTAgagccccatccccaccctggcCACCCCAGGGCCCGctctccccaggccagggctccttgCCTCTCAGCATCGCCCGGGTCCAGACGCCGCCTTGGCACCCCCCAGGCGCACCCTCACCAG GTCTCCTGCAGGACAGCGACAGCCTCAGCGGTTCCTACCTGGACCCCAGTTATCAGTCCATCAAGTGGCAGCCGCACCAGCAGAACAAGTGGGCGACACTCTACGATGCCAACTACAAGGAACT GCCCATGCCCACCTACCGCGTGGACGCTGACAAGGGCTTCAACTTCTCCGTGGGTGACGACGCCTTTGTGTGTCAGAAGAAGAACCACTTCCAGGTCACAGTGTACATCGGCATGCTGGGTGAGCCCAAGTTCGTCAAGACCCCCGAAGGCCTCAAGCCTCTCGACTGCTTCTACCTGAAGCTACACGGAGTGAAG CTGGAGGCCCTGAATCAGTCAATCAACATTGAGCAGTCTCAGTCTGACCGGAGCAAGCGGCCCTTCAACCCCGTCAC GGTCAATCTGCCCCCTGAGCAGGTCACCAAGGTGACGGTGGGGCGACTGCACTTCAGTGAGACCACCGCCAACAACATGCGCAAGAAGGGCAAGCCCAACCCTGACCAGAG GTATTTTATGCTGGTGGTGGCTCTCCAGGCCCACGCACAGAACCAGAACTACACGCTGGCCGCCCAGATCTCAGAGCGAATCATTGTGCGG GCCTCCAATCCAGGCCAGTTTGAAAGCGACAGCGACGTGTTGTGGCAGCGGGCGCAGGTGCCGGACACCGTCTTCCACCACGGCCGCGTGGGCATCAACACAGACCGGCCAGACGAGGCGCTGGTCGTGCACGGCAACGTCAAGGTCATGGGCTCGCTCATGCACCCCTCAGACCTGCGGGCCAAGGAGCAAGTGCAGGAG GTGGACACCACGGAGCAGCTGAAGAGGATCTCGCGCATGCGGCTGGTGCACTACCGCTACAAGCCCGAGTTCGCCGCCAGCGCGGGCATCGAGGCCGCGGCGCCAGAGACCG GTGTCATCGCCCAGGAGGTGAAGGAGATCCTGCCCGAAGCTGTGAAGGACACCGGCGACGTGGTCTTTGCCAACGGGAAGACCATTGAGAACTTCCTGGTGGTGAACAAG GAACGCATCTTCATGGAGAACGTGGGGGCTGTGAAGGAGCTGTGCAGGCTGACGGACAACCTGGAGACACGCATTGACGAGCTGGAGCGCTGGAGCCACAAGCTGGCCAAGCTCCGGCGCCTCGACAGCCTCAAGTCCTCAGGCAGCTCAGGCGCCTTCAG CCACGCTGGGAGCCAGTTCAGCCGGGCAGGCAGCGTCCCTCATAAGAAGAGGCCCCCCAAGGTGGCCAGCAAG TCATCGTCCGTGGCCCCAGACCAGGCCTGCGTCAGCCAGCGCTTCCTACAGGGTACCATCATCGCCCTGGTCCTGGTCATGACTTTCAG TGTTGTGTCCATGTCCACTCTGTATGTACTGAGCCTACGGACCGAGGAGGACCTAGTGGATGCTGATGG CAGGTCCAGTCAGAGCTTTGGGACCACGCAATTTCGCCAGTCCCCTGTGCCCGCTGGGCTGCCCAGCACACAGTCTCCTCTGCTGCCAG TGACCACTGGCCTGCTCAGCTCGCCCCCCCGCCAAGCCATGCGTACCTTGGACCTGTGTTCCAGCCACCCCTGCCCAGTCGTCTGCTGCTCCTCactgccccccagccccaccacgGACCCCGATCCTACCACCAACCACTCAG GCCCTAGTCAGATGGCCCTGCTGCCAGTCACCAACATCAGAGCCAAGTCCTGGGGCCTTTCAGCCAAtggcatcagccactccaagctTCCCAAGAGCCTGGAGCCCGTGGCCAGCCCTGCAGTCCCCTACCCGGGGGGACAGGGCAAAGCCAAGAACAGCCCCAGCCTTGCTCTTCACGGCCGTGCCCGCCGAGACGCCCCCCAGTCCAGCCCAAGTCCTGCCCAGCCCACTCAGCCTCAGAGCCAACCAG AACCAGTGCCCGCCCTGACCTCCATCCAAGTGCTGGAGACTTCAATGCCCATCACTTCTCAGTACTGCGCACCTGGGGATGCCTGCAG GCCCGGGAACTTCACTTACCACATCCCCGTCAGCAGCAGCACCCCACTGCACCTGAGTCTGACGCTGCAGATGGA ctccccctcccccgtgTCCGTGGTGCTGTGCGGCTTGAAGACGGAGGAAGAGCCCTGTGAGGAGGGGAGCTTCCCCCAGAGCCTCCCTACCCACCAGGACACCCAG